The Macaca fascicularis isolate 582-1 chromosome 11, T2T-MFA8v1.1 genome includes a region encoding these proteins:
- the TWF1 gene encoding twinfilin-1 isoform X2, whose product MSHQTGIQASEDVKEIFARARNGKYRLLKISIENEQLVIGSYSQPSDSWDKDYDSFVLPLLEDKQPCYILFRLDSQNAQGYEWIFIAWSPDHSHVRQKMLYAATRATLKKEFGGGHIKDEVFGTVKEDVSLHGYKKYLLSQSSPAPLTAAEEELRQIKISEVQTDVGVDTKHQTLQGVAFPISREAFQALEKLNNRQLNYVQLEIDIKNEIIILANTTNTELKDLPKRIPKDSARYHFFLYKHSHEGDYLESIVFIYSMPGYTCSIRERMLYSSCKSPLLEIVERQLQMDVIRKIEIDNGDELTADFLYEEVHPKQHAHKQSFAKPKGPAGKRGIRRLIRGPAETEATTD is encoded by the exons ATGTCCCACCAGACCGGCATCCAAG CGAGTGAAGATGTTAAAGAGATCTTTGCCAGAGCCAGAAATGGAAAGTACAGACTTCTGAAAATATCTATTGAAAATG aaCAACTTGTGATTGGATCATATAGTCAGCCTTCAGATTCCTGGGATAAGGATTATGATTCCTTTGTTTTACCCCTGTTGGAGGACAAACAACCGTGCTATATATTATTCAGGTTAGATTCTCAGAATGCCCAGGGATATGAATGGATATTCATTGCATGGTCTCCAGATCATTCTCAT GTTCGTCAAAAAATGTTGTATGCAGCAACAAGAGCAACTCTGAAGAAGGAATTTGGAGGTGGCCACATTAAAGATGAAGTATTTGGAACAGTAAag GAAGATGTATCATTACATGGATATAAAAAATACTTGCTATCACAATCTTCCCCTGCCCCACTGACTGCAGCTGAGGAAGAATTACGACAGATTAAAATCAGTGAG GTACAGACTGACGTGGGTGTGGACACTAAGCATCAAACACTACAAGGAGTAGCATTTCCCATTTCTCGAGAAGCCTTTCAGGCTTTGGAAAAATTGAATAACAGACAGCTCAATTATGTGCAGTTG gaaatagatataaaaaatgaaattataattttggCCAACACAACAAATACAGAACTAAAAGATTTGCCAAAGAGGATTCCCAAGGATTCAGCTCGTTACCATTTCTTTCTGTATAAACATTCCCATGAAGGAGACTATTTAGAGTCCATAG tttttatttattcaatgccCGGATACACATGCAGTATAAGAGAGCGGATGCTGTATTCTAGCTGCAAGAGCCCTCTGCTAGAAATTGTAGAAAGACAACTACAAATGGATGTAATTAGAAAG ATTGAGATAGACAATGGGGATGAGTTGACTGCAGACTTCCTTTATGAAGAAGTACATCCCAAGCAGCATGCACACAAGCAAAGTTTTGCAAAACCAAAAGGTCCTGCAGGAAAAAGAGGAATTCGAAGACTAATTAGGGGCCCAGCGGAAACTGAAGCTACTACTGATTAA
- the TWF1 gene encoding twinfilin-1 isoform X1: protein MSHQTGIQASEDVKEIFARARNGKYRLLKISIENEQLVIGSYSQPSDSWDKDYDSFVLPLLEDKQPCYILFRLDSQNAQGYEWIFIAWSPDHSHVRQKMLYAATRATLKKEFGGGHIKDEVFGTVKEDVSLHGYKKYLLSQSSPAPLTAAEEELRQIKISESPEDHFGVQTDVGVDTKHQTLQGVAFPISREAFQALEKLNNRQLNYVQLEIDIKNEIIILANTTNTELKDLPKRIPKDSARYHFFLYKHSHEGDYLESIVFIYSMPGYTCSIRERMLYSSCKSPLLEIVERQLQMDVIRKIEIDNGDELTADFLYEEVHPKQHAHKQSFAKPKGPAGKRGIRRLIRGPAETEATTD from the exons ATGTCCCACCAGACCGGCATCCAAG CGAGTGAAGATGTTAAAGAGATCTTTGCCAGAGCCAGAAATGGAAAGTACAGACTTCTGAAAATATCTATTGAAAATG aaCAACTTGTGATTGGATCATATAGTCAGCCTTCAGATTCCTGGGATAAGGATTATGATTCCTTTGTTTTACCCCTGTTGGAGGACAAACAACCGTGCTATATATTATTCAGGTTAGATTCTCAGAATGCCCAGGGATATGAATGGATATTCATTGCATGGTCTCCAGATCATTCTCAT GTTCGTCAAAAAATGTTGTATGCAGCAACAAGAGCAACTCTGAAGAAGGAATTTGGAGGTGGCCACATTAAAGATGAAGTATTTGGAACAGTAAag GAAGATGTATCATTACATGGATATAAAAAATACTTGCTATCACAATCTTCCCCTGCCCCACTGACTGCAGCTGAGGAAGAATTACGACAGATTAAAATCAGTGAG AGCCCAGAGGATCATTTTGGG GTACAGACTGACGTGGGTGTGGACACTAAGCATCAAACACTACAAGGAGTAGCATTTCCCATTTCTCGAGAAGCCTTTCAGGCTTTGGAAAAATTGAATAACAGACAGCTCAATTATGTGCAGTTG gaaatagatataaaaaatgaaattataattttggCCAACACAACAAATACAGAACTAAAAGATTTGCCAAAGAGGATTCCCAAGGATTCAGCTCGTTACCATTTCTTTCTGTATAAACATTCCCATGAAGGAGACTATTTAGAGTCCATAG tttttatttattcaatgccCGGATACACATGCAGTATAAGAGAGCGGATGCTGTATTCTAGCTGCAAGAGCCCTCTGCTAGAAATTGTAGAAAGACAACTACAAATGGATGTAATTAGAAAG ATTGAGATAGACAATGGGGATGAGTTGACTGCAGACTTCCTTTATGAAGAAGTACATCCCAAGCAGCATGCACACAAGCAAAGTTTTGCAAAACCAAAAGGTCCTGCAGGAAAAAGAGGAATTCGAAGACTAATTAGGGGCCCAGCGGAAACTGAAGCTACTACTGATTAA
- the TWF1 gene encoding twinfilin-1 isoform X4 codes for MLYAATRATLKKEFGGGHIKDEVFGTVKEDVSLHGYKKYLLSQSSPAPLTAAEEELRQIKISEVQTDVGVDTKHQTLQGVAFPISREAFQALEKLNNRQLNYVQLEIDIKNEIIILANTTNTELKDLPKRIPKDSARYHFFLYKHSHEGDYLESIVFIYSMPGYTCSIRERMLYSSCKSPLLEIVERQLQMDVIRKIEIDNGDELTADFLYEEVHPKQHAHKQSFAKPKGPAGKRGIRRLIRGPAETEATTD; via the exons ATGTTGTATGCAGCAACAAGAGCAACTCTGAAGAAGGAATTTGGAGGTGGCCACATTAAAGATGAAGTATTTGGAACAGTAAag GAAGATGTATCATTACATGGATATAAAAAATACTTGCTATCACAATCTTCCCCTGCCCCACTGACTGCAGCTGAGGAAGAATTACGACAGATTAAAATCAGTGAG GTACAGACTGACGTGGGTGTGGACACTAAGCATCAAACACTACAAGGAGTAGCATTTCCCATTTCTCGAGAAGCCTTTCAGGCTTTGGAAAAATTGAATAACAGACAGCTCAATTATGTGCAGTTG gaaatagatataaaaaatgaaattataattttggCCAACACAACAAATACAGAACTAAAAGATTTGCCAAAGAGGATTCCCAAGGATTCAGCTCGTTACCATTTCTTTCTGTATAAACATTCCCATGAAGGAGACTATTTAGAGTCCATAG tttttatttattcaatgccCGGATACACATGCAGTATAAGAGAGCGGATGCTGTATTCTAGCTGCAAGAGCCCTCTGCTAGAAATTGTAGAAAGACAACTACAAATGGATGTAATTAGAAAG ATTGAGATAGACAATGGGGATGAGTTGACTGCAGACTTCCTTTATGAAGAAGTACATCCCAAGCAGCATGCACACAAGCAAAGTTTTGCAAAACCAAAAGGTCCTGCAGGAAAAAGAGGAATTCGAAGACTAATTAGGGGCCCAGCGGAAACTGAAGCTACTACTGATTAA
- the TWF1 gene encoding twinfilin-1 isoform X3, with translation MLYAATRATLKKEFGGGHIKDEVFGTVKEDVSLHGYKKYLLSQSSPAPLTAAEEELRQIKISESPEDHFGVQTDVGVDTKHQTLQGVAFPISREAFQALEKLNNRQLNYVQLEIDIKNEIIILANTTNTELKDLPKRIPKDSARYHFFLYKHSHEGDYLESIVFIYSMPGYTCSIRERMLYSSCKSPLLEIVERQLQMDVIRKIEIDNGDELTADFLYEEVHPKQHAHKQSFAKPKGPAGKRGIRRLIRGPAETEATTD, from the exons ATGTTGTATGCAGCAACAAGAGCAACTCTGAAGAAGGAATTTGGAGGTGGCCACATTAAAGATGAAGTATTTGGAACAGTAAag GAAGATGTATCATTACATGGATATAAAAAATACTTGCTATCACAATCTTCCCCTGCCCCACTGACTGCAGCTGAGGAAGAATTACGACAGATTAAAATCAGTGAG AGCCCAGAGGATCATTTTGGG GTACAGACTGACGTGGGTGTGGACACTAAGCATCAAACACTACAAGGAGTAGCATTTCCCATTTCTCGAGAAGCCTTTCAGGCTTTGGAAAAATTGAATAACAGACAGCTCAATTATGTGCAGTTG gaaatagatataaaaaatgaaattataattttggCCAACACAACAAATACAGAACTAAAAGATTTGCCAAAGAGGATTCCCAAGGATTCAGCTCGTTACCATTTCTTTCTGTATAAACATTCCCATGAAGGAGACTATTTAGAGTCCATAG tttttatttattcaatgccCGGATACACATGCAGTATAAGAGAGCGGATGCTGTATTCTAGCTGCAAGAGCCCTCTGCTAGAAATTGTAGAAAGACAACTACAAATGGATGTAATTAGAAAG ATTGAGATAGACAATGGGGATGAGTTGACTGCAGACTTCCTTTATGAAGAAGTACATCCCAAGCAGCATGCACACAAGCAAAGTTTTGCAAAACCAAAAGGTCCTGCAGGAAAAAGAGGAATTCGAAGACTAATTAGGGGCCCAGCGGAAACTGAAGCTACTACTGATTAA